The Magnolia sinica isolate HGM2019 chromosome 10, MsV1, whole genome shotgun sequence genome includes a window with the following:
- the LOC131257731 gene encoding WPP domain-interacting protein 1, whose translation MDLGDGSLRSGTDVEENLGKEASFDEIELGIDGSSSVNEIGDLGSVKQSVKIENLEKSVDGSEIEIGINGCSSVSEIGDLGSVDQGIKIEALEKSTDPDETEIGTNGSPSIGEIGDLGSLKHGKVGTLEKALRCDEIKVENNGSHVDEILKIDKSLEMNGDGTEREKVVGLTLKGIGSPSEKGSETAERTACFDEIKLESSGSPIDEVGVSAGGGGQHRVETPTKTNVKGVEIEKAVETPSIAIGSLSGGSSGTPVLKGYGLKKWRRIRRDPGKDGISGGDPSRILKRGLSNTDPAKARDSSVDHKQKSEGAGSVSSVNSAMKNMVFSALPIGGLDSEFRLAFGSTFPIGTDSENSEDRSSKSTAGSAPKLKLELPTTIGSTKERSKVKNPSGRGSGGAAHWAQQGKGKVETSKKLRGERVRAEKENSYSSVESDLRSSSAAFMLVGGFAGVGDGRQRERSLNYSGENSDEVQVSEPQSSEEVQVDYYKENGEEVEVVSREDMAADVLGEEKKQESENGRLHVDQDPLIESIVLLQTVQEALEKEIKEFGEIGKGSISLNNGSSHAGGLSHHVLFEEMEESDSPPFESQVSKLTQNVNLLQHKLEEMSAALKVKELEVLMLESVRNKTQLPGHKTDSNLLQEQEVELEDLFKKRIEAEVEYLMMTRTTQKLKVTAEDQISLSQSLAKEQDKMLLKLREAENKASILKGQAEELEASYKELLGTKEVLKTKNNVCKYSLCLFIQLVMLCIVFGLFLMQLLPNSTEYVPT comes from the exons ATGGATTTGGGAGATGGGTCTTTGAGATCTGGGACTGATGTGGAAGAAAATCTTGGAAAAGAGGCCAGTTTTGATGAAATTGAGCTTGGAATTGATGGGTCTTCTTCTGTTaatgaaattggggatttgggttcTGTCAAACAATCCGTGAAGATCGAGAATTTAGAGAAATCCGTGGACGGCAGCGAAATCGAGATTGGGATTAATGGGTGTTCTTCTGTTAGTGAAATCGGGGATTTGGGTTCGGTCGATCAGGGTATAAAGATTGAAGCTCTAGAGAAATCGACAGATCCTGATGAAACTGAGATTGGAACTAATGGGTCTCCGTCCATTggtgaaattggggatttaggttcACTCAAACATGGAAAGGTCGGAACTTTAGAGAAAGCATTGCGTTGTGATGAAATTAAGGTTGAGAATAATGGGTCCCATGtcgatgagattttgaaaattgacaagtcTCTAGAAATGAATGGGGATGGAACTGAACGTGAGAAAGTGGTTGGTTTAACGTTGAAGGGAATTGGGTCTCCTTCTGAAAAAGGGTCAGAAACTGCAGAAAGGACTGCGTGTTTTGATGAAATTAAGCTAGAGAGTAGTGGGTCTCCTATTGATGAGGTTGGGGTCTCGGCTGGTGGTGGTGGACAGCATAGAGTCGAAACCCCGACCAAAACAAATGTTAAAGGTGTTGAAATTGAGAAAGCAGTAGAAACTCCGTCAATAGCAATTGGGTCCCTCTCAGGAGGCTCCAGTGGGACGCCAGtgttgaaaggttatggattgaAGAAATGGAGGAGGATAAGGAGAGATCCTGGTAAGGATGGTATCAGTGGGGGAGATCCTAGTCGAATTCTGAAGCGTGGGCTGTCTAATACTGATCCTGCAAAAGCCCGAGATTCATCCGTCGATCACAAACAGAAGAGCGAGGGTGCGGGTTCAGTTTCATCTGTGAATTCAGCAATGAAAAATATGGTTTTCTCCGCTTTGCCGATTGGTGGCTTGGATTCAGAGTTTAGGTTGGCATTTGGGAGCACTTTCCCCATCGGGACGGATTCCGAGAACAGCGAGGATCGGAGTAGCAAGTCAACAGCAGGTAGTGCTCCAAAACTAAAGCTGGAACTGCCAACAACAATTGGATCTACTAAGGAGAGAAGCAAGGTGAAGAATCCGAGTGGGAGGGGTTCAGGTGGTGCCGCTCATTGGGCCCAACAAGGGAAAGGAAAGGTCGAAACCAGCAAGAAACTTAGAGGAGAAAGGGTTAGAGCTGAAAAGGAGAACTCATACTCTAGTGTCGAATCTGACTTGAGAAGCTCCAGTGCAGCCTTTATGCTGGTGGGTGGTTTTGCTGGGGTTGGCGATGGAAGGCAGAGAGAGAGGTCGTTGAATTACAGTGGAGAGAACAGCGATGAAGTGCAGGTGAGTGAGCCACAGTCTAGCGAGGAGGTTCAAGTGGATTATTACAAGGAAAATGGGGAAGAAGTTGAGGTTGTTTCAAGAGAAGATATGGCAGCTGATGTGTTGGGAGAGGAGAAGAAACAAGAAAGCGAGAACGGCAGGCTGCATGTGGATCAGGATCCTTTGATCGAGTCTATCGTTTTGCTCCAGACTGTGCAGGAAGCACTTGAAAAAG AAATTAAAGAATTCGGGGAGATTGGGAAGGGATCCATTTCACTGAACAATGGCTCCAGCCATGCAGGTGGCCTGTCTCACCATGTGCTTTTTGAAGAGATGGAGGAGAGTGATTCACCGCCATTTGAATCCCAAGTAAGTAAACTGACCCAGAACGTGAATCTTCTCCAGCACAAATTGGAAGAGATGTCAGCAGCTCTCAAGGTCAAGGAATTGGAAGTGCTCATGCTTGAGTCGGTTCGAAACAAAACCCAATTGCCAGGACACAAAACGGATAGCAATCTCCTTCAAGAGCAAGAGGTTGAACTTGAGGATCTGTTCAAGAAAAGGATAGAGGCTGAAGTCGAGTATCTGATGATGACAAGGACAACCCAGAAGCTGAAAGTCACTGCGGAGGACCAAATCTCTCTATCCCAATCCCTGGCCAAGGAACAAGATAAAATGCTTCTCAAGCTGAGAGAAGCCGAAAACAAGGCTAGCATCCTGAAGGGGCAGGCAGAGGAGTTGGAGGCTTCTTACAAGGAGCTGTTAGGAACTAAAGAGGTTTTGAAGACAAAGAACAATGTCTGTAAGTATAGCTTGTGCCTTTTTATACAGTTGGTGATGCTGTGTATAGTTTTTGGGTTGTTTCTCATGCAGCTGTTGCCAAATTCTACTGAGTATGTACCCACCTAA